One window from the genome of Luteithermobacter gelatinilyticus encodes:
- a CDS encoding class I adenylate-forming enzyme family protein: MTVFPLQTPLLPDIIALHGKWRASDPALICEDRLVTWQAFAENQNRVAHGLLALGLKKGDRVAVVMSNSIEMVEILFGIFRAGCVAVPLNLAVSDDHIVRMIKDCGARALIVTADQASRFAALPHDLAPLRLCAGEVNENWIDYATWKENQPSDPPDIPLAPDDPINIIYSSGTTGTPKGIVHTQQGRLNFAQAISLALHYSGKIRTLVNIGLYSNISWVSMICTLLNGGTLIIQKKFDALDFLTAVQELRITHCSMVPVQFQQILELKGQEKFDLSSLRAVMSCGSPLHASLKEKLCARLSGSLIELYGLTEGISTTIEPEDGLLRPASVGKPNLSVDLKIIGPDGREMPPGEKGEIVGRSSFLMSGYFNRKDATEEATWTDEAGKKWLRTGDLGHLDEEGFLYLTGRLKDMILSGGQNIYPEDLETVLMQHDAISEAAVIGIKSRRWGETPLALVVLHKGKPVPAEDIREWCNARLGRQQKISMLKIVNHLPRNPNGKILKNILREKYGNITCD, from the coding sequence ATGACAGTTTTTCCCCTTCAAACGCCCTTATTGCCCGATATCATTGCCCTTCATGGCAAATGGCGCGCCTCGGACCCCGCCCTCATTTGCGAAGATCGCCTTGTTACATGGCAGGCGTTCGCAGAAAACCAGAACAGAGTGGCCCACGGCCTTTTGGCGCTGGGCCTTAAGAAAGGAGATCGGGTAGCTGTTGTTATGAGCAACAGCATCGAAATGGTCGAAATCCTGTTCGGCATTTTCCGGGCGGGATGTGTTGCCGTGCCACTTAATCTTGCCGTTTCCGATGACCACATTGTACGCATGATTAAAGATTGCGGCGCCAGAGCCCTGATCGTGACCGCGGATCAGGCTTCCCGCTTCGCCGCCCTTCCCCATGACCTGGCGCCCCTCCGCCTTTGCGCAGGCGAGGTGAACGAGAACTGGATTGATTACGCCACCTGGAAAGAAAATCAGCCTTCAGACCCGCCGGATATCCCCCTCGCGCCCGACGATCCCATCAACATCATTTACAGTTCCGGCACCACCGGTACGCCCAAGGGCATTGTCCACACCCAGCAAGGGCGTCTTAATTTTGCCCAGGCCATTTCCCTGGCCTTACATTATAGTGGCAAAATCCGCACTCTGGTCAATATCGGGCTCTATTCCAATATCAGCTGGGTCTCCATGATATGCACCCTCTTGAACGGGGGAACCCTCATCATCCAAAAAAAATTTGACGCGTTGGATTTCCTGACAGCCGTTCAGGAGTTACGCATCACCCATTGTTCGATGGTGCCGGTTCAATTCCAACAAATTTTAGAGCTCAAGGGCCAAGAAAAATTCGATTTAAGCTCTCTGCGGGCCGTGATGAGTTGTGGATCCCCCCTTCATGCCTCCTTGAAAGAAAAACTTTGTGCCCGTCTTTCCGGTTCCCTGATCGAGCTATACGGCCTGACCGAAGGGATCAGCACCACCATAGAGCCCGAAGACGGCCTGCTGCGACCCGCCTCGGTGGGCAAACCCAACCTTAGCGTAGATCTAAAAATTATCGGTCCCGATGGCCGGGAAATGCCGCCCGGTGAAAAAGGGGAGATCGTCGGCCGCAGCAGTTTCCTGATGTCCGGTTATTTTAACCGCAAGGATGCTACAGAAGAAGCGACTTGGACGGATGAGGCGGGCAAAAAATGGCTGCGAACTGGCGATCTGGGTCATCTTGACGAAGAAGGATTTTTATATCTCACCGGACGATTGAAGGACATGATCCTGTCCGGCGGGCAGAATATCTATCCCGAAGACCTGGAAACCGTCCTGATGCAGCATGATGCGATCAGCGAAGCCGCCGTCATCGGAATAAAATCCCGCCGGTGGGGCGAAACGCCGCTGGCGCTTGTCGTTCTGCACAAGGGAAAACCCGTCCCTGCGGAAGACATTCGGGAATGGTGTAATGCCCGTCTGGGCCGACAGCAAAAAATTTCGATGCTAAAAATTGTAAATCATTTGCCGCGCAATCCCAACGGCAAGATCCTCAAAAACATCCTGCGAGAGAAATATGGAAATATTACCTGTGACTGA
- a CDS encoding TonB-dependent receptor, translating into MRLLKTLPMKAALLASVFVLDMTRAAPSLAMGDNDINDAEAKAEAETALTLEEIIVTARRRDESLQEVPVAITAFTGKDLEFNGIRDISELAQSAPSVTLEPSRATNSTLTAFIRGVGQQDPLAGFEQGVAIYLDDVYLARPQGTLLDIYDVERIEVLRGPQGTLYGRNAVGGAIKYVTRRLSTDPSLSLRASVGNFGQIDGVAKGSVPLTNTLRIGGAVASLNRNGYGTNLTTGAENYNKEILAFRASLEWEPTPDVFIRLSGDYTDDDSNARHGHRVNPGAVSGAPVLDNVFDTRAGAEINASTSGIDGNNEVKVKGINGLLEWQVSETISFKSITAYREDYTESVIDFDSLEVDDLDAAVIYDNQQFSQEFQISYTSDRIKGLIGFYYLNASAANDFDVVLGQLGRIAFGSELTAYTGGVVDTEAWSIFADFTYDLTDRLSLSLGGRYTSDKRSADVLRQSFLGVPSIFFGNDAAILLATSSDFEAERTFNKFTPRVVLDYAISEEATTYASFSKGFKAGSFDPRGANLVAGGEDVENGYEPENLTTYEIGVKSTLADGRLRLNLAAFYSDYSDMQIPGSLPIDTNGDGVNDDFVGTVTNAGSATIKGIEAEGTLLITDNLVLRGSLSVLDAEINEWIFNGVNIADEREVQNTPEFMSFLQLTYSVPLADGKLSLSGSWSHKGSVVQFEMPVPEIDQDAYSLFDASLVWTDNEGVWSLGLHGKNLSDKRYKTAGYNFGAPYTPLGLENNITAFFGPPRTVTFTVGYSF; encoded by the coding sequence TTACCCATGAAAGCCGCTCTGCTGGCCAGCGTTTTCGTTCTTGATATGACCCGTGCAGCGCCCAGCCTGGCTATGGGAGACAATGACATCAATGATGCAGAGGCAAAGGCAGAGGCGGAAACGGCCCTGACCCTGGAAGAGATTATCGTGACAGCGCGCCGCCGGGATGAATCCCTGCAGGAAGTACCCGTGGCCATTACGGCCTTTACCGGTAAGGATCTGGAATTCAACGGCATCAGGGATATTTCCGAACTGGCGCAAAGCGCGCCCAGCGTCACCCTGGAACCCTCACGCGCCACCAACAGTACCCTGACCGCCTTTATTCGCGGGGTGGGCCAGCAGGACCCGCTGGCCGGGTTTGAACAGGGGGTGGCGATTTATCTGGACGACGTATATCTGGCCCGTCCCCAGGGCACCCTTCTGGATATTTATGATGTGGAACGGATCGAGGTGCTGCGGGGCCCACAGGGCACACTTTATGGCCGTAACGCGGTGGGCGGGGCCATTAAATATGTCACCCGTCGCCTTTCCACCGATCCCAGCCTGTCGTTGCGCGCTTCCGTAGGCAACTTCGGCCAGATTGACGGCGTGGCCAAGGGGTCCGTCCCCCTGACCAACACTTTGCGGATCGGTGGTGCCGTGGCGTCCCTGAACCGCAACGGATATGGCACCAACCTGACCACCGGCGCGGAAAATTATAACAAGGAAATCCTCGCGTTCCGCGCCAGCCTGGAATGGGAGCCCACGCCAGATGTGTTCATCCGCCTCAGTGGCGATTATACGGACGATGACTCCAACGCCCGCCACGGCCACCGGGTCAATCCCGGCGCTGTCAGCGGTGCGCCAGTCCTGGACAATGTCTTTGACACCCGCGCCGGGGCTGAAATCAACGCCTCCACTTCCGGTATTGACGGCAATAACGAAGTAAAGGTCAAAGGGATCAACGGCCTTCTGGAATGGCAGGTCAGTGAAACCATCAGCTTCAAGTCCATCACCGCCTATCGGGAAGATTATACGGAATCAGTGATTGATTTTGACAGCCTGGAAGTTGATGATCTGGATGCTGCCGTCATCTACGACAACCAGCAATTCAGTCAGGAGTTCCAGATTTCCTATACTTCGGACCGGATCAAAGGCCTGATCGGTTTTTATTATCTTAATGCGTCGGCTGCCAACGATTTTGACGTGGTGCTGGGGCAGCTGGGCCGTATCGCCTTTGGCAGCGAACTGACCGCCTATACCGGTGGGGTGGTGGACACCGAAGCCTGGTCCATTTTCGCCGATTTCACCTATGACTTGACCGACCGCCTGTCCCTGTCCCTTGGCGGGCGCTATACCAGCGACAAACGTTCCGCGGATGTGTTGCGGCAGTCTTTCCTCGGCGTGCCGTCCATCTTTTTTGGCAACGACGCCGCCATTCTTCTCGCCACCTCCAGTGATTTTGAGGCGGAACGGACCTTCAATAAATTTACGCCGCGCGTGGTTCTGGATTATGCGATTTCAGAGGAAGCCACCACCTATGCATCTTTCTCCAAGGGCTTCAAGGCCGGCAGCTTTGACCCGCGCGGTGCCAATCTGGTGGCCGGCGGCGAAGATGTGGAAAACGGCTATGAACCGGAAAACCTGACGACCTATGAAATCGGGGTGAAATCCACCCTGGCGGACGGACGTCTGCGCCTGAATCTGGCGGCCTTTTACAGCGATTATAGTGACATGCAGATTCCGGGATCCCTGCCCATTGATACCAATGGCGACGGTGTCAACGACGATTTTGTCGGCACGGTCACCAACGCGGGTTCCGCCACCATCAAAGGCATCGAGGCCGAAGGCACCCTTCTGATCACCGATAATCTTGTCCTGCGCGGCAGTCTGAGTGTATTGGACGCCGAAATCAATGAATGGATTTTCAACGGTGTGAATATCGCCGATGAACGGGAGGTTCAGAACACCCCGGAATTCATGTCTTTCCTGCAACTAACCTATAGCGTGCCCCTGGCGGACGGTAAATTGTCGCTGTCCGGCAGTTGGTCCCACAAAGGGTCCGTCGTTCAGTTTGAAATGCCAGTGCCGGAAATCGACCAAGACGCCTACAGCCTGTTTGATGCCAGTCTGGTCTGGACCGACAACGAGGGTGTCTGGAGCCTGGGGCTGCATGGTAAAAACCTGTCCGACAAGCGCTACAAAACGGCCGGTTATAATTTCGGCGCGCCCTATACTCCGCTGGGACTGGAAAACAATATCACGGCCTTTTTCGGCCCGCCGCGAACCGTAACCTTTACCGTAGGATATAGTTTCTAG
- a CDS encoding alpha/beta fold hydrolase translates to MTETGTVWQNELHYHSRDGLKLFARDTASDTIGQEAQDLPLLCLHGLTRNSLDFEPLAEMLPQYRIIAPDQRGRGRSDYDPNPAHYDIKYYIADMFRLIDHMKLNNIILVGTSMGGLMAMVMAAMKPHLFRGIVLNDVGPEIDPAGLERIKQYVGKGRPVGSWEEAAKRVRQINALAFPDYTQEDWMKFARRSYKLDTNGRPIPAYDNAIALPFAAPTSKLHVLKARVLAFLKRLVFGDLWRLFGRLGNIPILSIRGELSDILSAETQQKMAARHPQFFPVTIPNRGHAPMLDEPEAITALEEFVAKLQHD, encoded by the coding sequence GTGACTGAGACCGGCACCGTCTGGCAGAACGAACTCCATTACCACAGCAGGGATGGGCTGAAACTTTTTGCCCGGGACACGGCTTCAGATACGATCGGGCAAGAGGCACAGGACCTCCCTCTGCTCTGCCTGCATGGCCTGACCCGCAACTCCCTTGACTTCGAACCGCTGGCCGAGATGCTTCCGCAGTACCGGATCATCGCCCCGGATCAGCGCGGCCGCGGTCGTTCCGACTATGACCCTAATCCAGCTCATTATGACATCAAGTATTATATAGCCGACATGTTCAGGCTCATTGATCATATGAAGCTCAACAACATTATCCTTGTGGGGACCTCCATGGGTGGCCTGATGGCTATGGTGATGGCCGCCATGAAACCCCATCTGTTCAGGGGCATCGTGCTTAACGACGTCGGTCCGGAAATTGACCCGGCGGGTCTTGAGCGGATCAAGCAGTATGTGGGCAAGGGCCGGCCGGTGGGTTCGTGGGAGGAAGCCGCCAAACGGGTACGCCAGATCAATGCCCTAGCTTTTCCGGACTATACCCAGGAAGATTGGATGAAATTTGCACGGCGATCTTACAAACTTGACACAAACGGACGGCCCATACCCGCCTATGACAACGCCATCGCGCTCCCTTTCGCTGCGCCCACCAGCAAACTCCACGTCCTCAAAGCCCGGGTTTTGGCTTTTCTCAAGCGCCTGGTTTTTGGGGACCTTTGGCGTCTTTTTGGGCGGCTTGGGAATATTCCCATCCTGTCCATTCGCGGCGAACTGTCCGATATTCTGTCTGCCGAAACACAACAAAAAATGGCCGCCCGCCACCCGCAGTTTTTCCCGGTCACCATTCCGAACCGGGGACATGCTCCCATGTTGGACGAGCCGGAAGCCATCACAGCCCTGGAAGAATTTGTTGCAAAGCTTCAGCATGATTGA
- a CDS encoding FAS1-like dehydratase domain-containing protein, which translates to MIDRKHIGKTLGSHIVTIRTDNLRRFARATGQNNPLYLEEGYARAMGHPALPVPPTYLFCLDFMQADPYAWLFDMGVNQHDLLHAGQYFLYHSPLYAGENVKISSRIADIYDKTGRKSGTLTFIIKETLVTTTTDTRDRLRLTSGGKIAEMRSTFAVRHTPTAAREQSHA; encoded by the coding sequence ATGATTGACCGGAAACATATCGGGAAAACACTGGGTAGCCATATCGTCACAATCCGGACAGATAACCTGAGGCGTTTTGCCCGTGCCACCGGGCAGAACAACCCGCTCTATCTGGAGGAAGGGTATGCCCGCGCAATGGGACACCCTGCCCTGCCGGTGCCACCCACCTATCTGTTTTGTCTGGATTTTATGCAGGCAGATCCCTATGCGTGGCTGTTTGACATGGGGGTCAATCAGCATGACCTGTTACATGCGGGACAATATTTTCTTTATCATTCTCCCCTTTATGCCGGGGAAAATGTCAAAATCTCTTCTCGTATCGCCGACATCTATGACAAAACAGGCCGCAAGAGCGGCACACTGACCTTTATCATCAAAGAAACCCTTGTCACCACTACAACTGATACGAGGGATCGTCTTCGCCTTACCAGCGGGGGAAAAATCGCCGAAATGCGATCAACTTTCGCGGTCCGCCATACCCCTACTGCCGCCAGAGAACAATCCCATGCTTAA